Proteins co-encoded in one Arachis hypogaea cultivar Tifrunner chromosome 13, arahy.Tifrunner.gnm2.J5K5, whole genome shotgun sequence genomic window:
- the LOC112737225 gene encoding protein HIGH ARSENIC CONTENT 1, mitochondrial has translation MEDHKEHQNFVTIDVHAAKDMLNLDGYHYLDVRTVEEFKKSHVENAQNVPYMFLTEQGRVQNPDFIDQVEAIYKKDDHLIVACNSGGRASRACVDLLDHGYKHVVNMGGGYSAWVDAGFAGDKPPEELKTSCKFHPKQS, from the exons ATGGAAGACCACAAGGA GCATCAAAATTTTGTAACCATCGACGTGCATGCCGCCAAAGATATGCTTAACTTGGATGGTTACCACTATCTCGATGTGAG AACTGTTGAGGAATTCAAGAAGAGCCACGTTGAGAATGCACAAAATGTTCCGTACATGTTCCTTACAGAACAAG GAAGGGTGCAAAACCCTGATTTTATTGACCAGGTTGAAGCAATATACAAGAAGGATGATCACTTAATTGTG gcTTGCAATAGCGGAGGAAGAGCATCCCGAGCCTGCGTTGACCTGCTTGATCAT GGATATAAGCATGTTGTTAACATGGGAGGAGGCTACTCGGCTTGGGTGGATGCTGGTTTTGCCGGGGACAAGCCACCAGAAGAGCTCAAAACCAGTTGCAAGTTCCATCCTAAGCAATCTTAA